The Nitrospinota bacterium genome window below encodes:
- the cobA gene encoding uroporphyrinogen-III C-methyltransferase: MKKGKVYLIGAGPGDLGLITVRGLDLVKSCDIIIYDYLANPRLLDFVKPGAEIIYVGKKGGDHTLPQDKINELLVRKAAEGKNIARLKGGDPYVFGRGGEEAEELIEAGLAFEVVPGVTSGVAGPAYAGIPVTHRSATSSLAFITGHEDPGKDESSLQWDKIATGVGTLVFYMGVKNLPMITANLIKYGRSPQTPVALVRWGTTPQQKTWVGTLETISAIAEREKVAPPTLIVVGEVVNFREKLNWFENRPLFGRRIIVTRARAQASDFSQKLEELGASVHEFPTIETKDPESWEPFDTAIAKCGTYDWVIFTSVNGVGYLLKRLKETGRDIRDLAGPRICAIGKKTAQAVEAVGIRVTLVPEEFRAEGILEVIGDVKGKKVLIPRALEAREILPEELAKRGALVDVVPAYRTVRPAGKKEEMLKMIRAGELDMVTFTSSSTVTNFTGMFEPAELPDVVKNLAAASIGPITTETALKAGFKVVAMPKVYTIEALIGSIAEYYERKKA; the protein is encoded by the coding sequence ATGAAAAAAGGAAAAGTCTATCTCATTGGCGCCGGCCCGGGCGACCTGGGCCTCATCACCGTGCGCGGCCTCGACCTCGTGAAGAGCTGCGACATCATCATCTACGACTATCTGGCCAACCCGCGGCTGCTTGATTTCGTCAAGCCGGGGGCCGAGATCATCTATGTCGGCAAAAAGGGGGGCGATCACACCCTGCCGCAGGACAAGATAAACGAACTGCTCGTGCGCAAAGCCGCCGAGGGCAAGAATATCGCCCGCCTGAAAGGGGGCGACCCGTACGTCTTCGGCCGCGGCGGCGAAGAGGCCGAGGAACTGATCGAAGCGGGACTCGCATTTGAAGTGGTGCCGGGCGTCACCTCCGGGGTGGCCGGACCCGCCTATGCCGGGATACCGGTAACGCACCGGTCCGCCACTTCCTCGCTTGCCTTCATCACCGGGCACGAAGACCCCGGCAAAGACGAAAGCTCGCTGCAATGGGATAAAATCGCCACCGGCGTCGGCACGCTGGTGTTTTACATGGGGGTGAAAAACCTGCCGATGATAACGGCCAACCTTATAAAATATGGCCGCTCCCCCCAAACCCCCGTGGCGCTGGTGCGCTGGGGTACCACCCCCCAACAGAAGACATGGGTCGGCACGCTGGAAACGATCAGCGCGATAGCCGAGCGCGAAAAAGTGGCCCCCCCCACGCTGATCGTGGTGGGCGAAGTGGTGAACTTCCGCGAAAAACTCAACTGGTTCGAGAACAGGCCGCTCTTCGGGCGGCGGATCATCGTCACCCGCGCCCGCGCGCAGGCAAGCGATTTTTCCCAAAAACTGGAAGAGCTGGGGGCATCGGTCCACGAGTTTCCCACCATCGAAACGAAAGACCCCGAAAGCTGGGAGCCGTTCGACACGGCAATCGCCAAGTGCGGCACATACGATTGGGTCATCTTCACGTCGGTCAACGGCGTGGGGTATCTGCTGAAACGGCTCAAGGAAACGGGCCGCGACATCCGCGATCTCGCCGGTCCGCGCATCTGCGCCATCGGCAAAAAAACGGCGCAGGCGGTCGAGGCGGTCGGCATACGGGTGACGCTGGTGCCGGAAGAGTTCCGCGCCGAGGGGATACTGGAAGTCATCGGCGATGTGAAGGGAAAAAAGGTGCTCATCCCGCGCGCGCTGGAGGCCCGCGAAATCCTGCCGGAGGAACTGGCGAAGCGCGGCGCGCTGGTGGACGTGGTGCCGGCCTACCGCACCGTGCGCCCCGCCGGGAAAAAAGAGGAAATGCTGAAAATGATCCGCGCCGGCGAACTGGACATGGTGACCTTCACCTCGTCGAGCACCGTCACCAATTTCACCGGCATGTTCGAGCCGGCCGAACTGCCGGACGTGGTAAAAAACCTTGCCGCCGCGTCCATCGGGCCGATTACCACCGAAACCGCCCTGAAAGCGGGATTCAAGGTGGTGGCGATGCCAAAAGTGTATACTATAGAGGCGTTAATAGGGAGCATAGCGGAGTATTATGAGCGGAAAAAAGCCTGA
- a CDS encoding rubrerythrin, which translates to MGGDTEKELLKLLETALASERAAEDLYRIGAELAQRPEVKAMFERLAGDEHRHEELLRQEYHAIKKRLGLKILHDET; encoded by the coding sequence ATGGGCGGCGATACTGAAAAAGAGCTTTTAAAACTCCTCGAAACAGCGCTCGCCAGCGAACGGGCCGCCGAAGACCTCTACCGCATCGGCGCCGAACTGGCCCAGCGCCCCGAAGTGAAGGCAATGTTCGAAAGGCTGGCCGGCGATGAACACCGGCACGAAGAGCTGTTGCGCCAGGAATATCACGCGATTAAAAAACGGCTGGGATTGAAAATTCTGCATGACGAAACGTAA
- a CDS encoding M23 family metallopeptidase, with translation MAAAAAVLLAACASTAHKEDIQRYPSGRGKQDIYVVQHGESLADVAKKFDVGADDLKKANNLELDTVSEGQRLTIPPPRGGEELGGKSEPSPDKAEKKGKEPERKKVRPQAGGKAPRIGVALTWPVKGTVLSNFGIRGGGKHDGLDIGAPAGADIEAAADGTVIFSGWGPSGYGNIVVIRHTETVVTVYAHTKENLVERGAAVKRGMKVATVGSTGRATTAHCHFEVRVNRIPYDPLAYLEKR, from the coding sequence ATGGCCGCCGCGGCGGCCGTTCTGCTGGCCGCCTGCGCCTCGACGGCGCACAAGGAGGATATCCAGCGCTATCCATCCGGCCGGGGCAAGCAGGATATTTATGTGGTGCAGCACGGCGAGTCGTTGGCCGACGTTGCGAAGAAATTCGATGTCGGCGCGGACGATCTCAAAAAGGCGAACAACCTCGAACTCGATACCGTGAGCGAAGGACAGCGGCTGACCATCCCGCCCCCGCGCGGCGGCGAAGAACTGGGCGGCAAAAGCGAACCGTCTCCCGATAAAGCCGAAAAAAAGGGGAAAGAGCCGGAGCGCAAGAAGGTGCGCCCGCAGGCGGGCGGCAAAGCGCCGCGCATCGGCGTTGCGTTGACGTGGCCGGTGAAAGGAACCGTCCTCTCCAACTTCGGCATCCGCGGCGGCGGCAAACACGACGGCCTCGATATCGGCGCCCCCGCGGGCGCCGATATCGAGGCCGCGGCGGACGGCACGGTGATCTTCAGCGGCTGGGGTCCCTCCGGCTACGGCAACATCGTGGTAATCCGCCATACGGAAACCGTGGTGACCGTGTACGCCCACACCAAGGAAAATCTGGTGGAGCGGGGGGCGGCGGTGAAGCGGGGAATGAAGGTCGCCACCGTCGGCAGCACCGGCCGCGCCACCACGGCGCACTGCCACTTTGAAGTCCGCGTCAACCGCATCCCGTACGACCCGCTCGCCTATCTGGAAAAGCGGTAA
- a CDS encoding tetratricopeptide repeat protein: MKVFIVSEKSYEIKQVKDFLERLPYSQYLKEEPLAFYSEDNPQQALTRLAEDAQKGVFYDIAVVAAKMKILTGLRFARSVTTRENMPSLPVALIVDNINKEFLKEAFAHGVSGFIEVPFTAEGMQDSMTMLALTIAAREKKKLGQELEKLKAKDTPPEIIAGIYQKSAGAARRAILAAPWSKEAWLEVADVHMEAGRHHEAIPLIKSSLKINFDYPEAHRALLTCYKKTGQCLEELAALRRMVAANPKSPELLIRTGEELLRESNYREAALFFKKAIMNIKPNDPKRLRARVHVGYGKTLAQEGDAVPDPQKHREASEEFKKAIVADPAMVSAYMNLIGVYKKLGMPAEARALLEKAAKITPDSADGWLELFAWYLREGEMQKAKFSLERAMQLDPENQITLIAAGEVYLREQLHGEAAALFEKALAVNPSDTRIYNYLGITYRRMEMNEQAVNCFTKAICIDKDDCNLYFNLGRAYQQKPDAAKARQAYEAALRINAEFAEAKMALQSLINGGAAPAPKAATA; encoded by the coding sequence ATGAAAGTGTTTATCGTCAGCGAAAAGTCCTACGAGATAAAGCAGGTAAAGGACTTTTTGGAGCGTCTCCCCTACAGCCAGTATTTAAAAGAAGAGCCGCTCGCCTTCTACAGCGAAGATAACCCCCAGCAGGCGCTCACCCGGCTGGCCGAAGACGCCCAAAAGGGGGTGTTCTACGATATCGCGGTCGTCGCCGCCAAGATGAAGATACTCACCGGACTCCGCTTCGCCCGCTCGGTGACCACGCGGGAGAACATGCCGTCGCTGCCGGTGGCGCTCATCGTGGACAACATCAACAAGGAATTCCTGAAAGAGGCGTTCGCCCACGGCGTATCCGGCTTCATCGAAGTGCCGTTCACCGCCGAGGGGATGCAGGATTCGATGACCATGCTGGCGCTGACCATCGCCGCGCGCGAGAAAAAGAAGCTGGGGCAGGAGTTGGAAAAACTTAAGGCGAAGGATACCCCTCCCGAAATCATCGCCGGAATTTACCAAAAATCGGCCGGCGCGGCGCGGCGGGCCATACTGGCGGCTCCGTGGTCCAAGGAGGCTTGGCTGGAGGTGGCGGATGTCCATATGGAGGCCGGGAGGCACCACGAGGCGATCCCGCTCATCAAGAGTTCGCTCAAGATCAACTTTGATTATCCCGAGGCGCACCGCGCGCTGCTCACCTGTTACAAAAAGACGGGGCAGTGCCTGGAGGAGCTTGCCGCGCTGAGGAGGATGGTTGCCGCCAATCCGAAATCCCCCGAGCTGCTGATCCGCACCGGCGAGGAGCTGTTGCGGGAGTCGAATTACCGCGAGGCGGCGCTCTTTTTCAAAAAAGCGATCATGAACATAAAGCCGAACGACCCGAAGCGGCTGCGCGCGCGGGTACACGTCGGCTACGGCAAGACCCTGGCGCAAGAGGGGGATGCGGTTCCCGATCCGCAAAAACACCGCGAGGCGTCGGAAGAATTTAAAAAGGCCATCGTCGCCGATCCGGCGATGGTGAGCGCTTACATGAACCTCATCGGCGTGTACAAAAAGCTGGGGATGCCCGCCGAGGCCCGCGCCCTGCTGGAGAAGGCGGCGAAGATAACGCCGGACAGCGCCGATGGGTGGCTGGAACTTTTTGCGTGGTACTTGCGGGAAGGGGAGATGCAAAAGGCGAAGTTCTCGCTGGAACGGGCCATGCAGTTGGACCCCGAAAACCAGATCACGCTCATCGCCGCCGGCGAAGTTTACCTGCGGGAACAACTCCACGGCGAGGCGGCGGCGCTGTTTGAAAAGGCGTTGGCGGTGAACCCCTCGGACACCCGCATCTACAATTACCTCGGCATCACCTACCGCCGGATGGAAATGAACGAGCAGGCGGTGAACTGCTTCACCAAGGCGATATGCATCGACAAGGACGACTGCAACCTGTACTTCAACCTCGGCCGGGCGTATCAGCAAAAGCCCGATGCGGCGAAAGCGCGGCAGGCGTATGAAGCGGCGCTGCGCATCAACGCCGAATTTGCCGAAGCGAAGATGGCGCTGCAATCGCTGATAAACGGCGGCGCGGCCCCCGCCCCCAAAGCGGCCACCGCGTAA
- a CDS encoding histone deacetylase — protein sequence MGVWYYFSPLFLEHDTGDHPENPERLRVINREIQKLIPLEQWIEPADATIDQVAAIHDREYIQDVKKACELGADALDIDTPICPKSYAAAIRAAGAVCNAVEAVLAGKTKHAFCAVRPPGHHAERAAGMGFCLFNNVAIAARHAQSLGARKIAIVDWDVHHGNGTQHSFENDPSVLFISIHRQGIYPGGGHDHEIGKEKGSGFTVNYPLPAHTGDGSYLALFEHSLIPQIQKFHPGLILISAGFDAHETDPLGGMKVTDDGYAAMTKMLVRAADELCGGRIVSLLEGGYNLNTLGATVARHVKELM from the coding sequence ATGGGGGTTTGGTACTACTTTTCGCCGCTGTTTCTTGAGCACGATACGGGGGATCACCCGGAAAATCCGGAGCGCCTCCGCGTCATCAATCGTGAGATACAAAAGCTGATTCCGCTCGAACAATGGATTGAACCGGCGGACGCCACCATCGATCAGGTGGCCGCCATACACGACCGCGAGTACATACAGGACGTGAAAAAAGCCTGCGAGCTTGGGGCCGATGCGCTCGACATCGATACCCCCATCTGCCCCAAGAGTTACGCCGCCGCCATCCGCGCCGCGGGGGCCGTCTGCAACGCGGTGGAGGCGGTTCTGGCCGGCAAAACGAAGCATGCATTCTGCGCCGTCCGCCCGCCGGGACACCATGCCGAGCGCGCGGCCGGCATGGGATTCTGTCTTTTCAACAACGTCGCCATCGCGGCGCGCCACGCGCAGTCGCTCGGCGCGCGGAAAATTGCCATCGTCGATTGGGACGTCCACCACGGCAACGGCACCCAGCACTCGTTTGAAAATGACCCGTCCGTCCTCTTCATTTCCATCCACCGGCAGGGGATATATCCCGGCGGCGGCCACGACCACGAAATCGGCAAGGAAAAGGGGAGCGGTTTCACCGTGAACTATCCGCTGCCCGCCCACACGGGCGACGGCAGCTACCTCGCGCTTTTCGAGCACTCCCTTATCCCGCAGATACAAAAGTTCCACCCCGGCCTCATTCTCATTTCCGCCGGCTTCGATGCGCACGAGACCGACCCGCTCGGCGGGATGAAAGTCACCGACGACGGCTATGCCGCCATGACGAAGATGCTGGTGCGGGCGGCGGACGAATTATGCGGCGGGCGTATCGTATCGCTCCTCGAAGGGGGCTATAATCTGAACACGCTGGGGGCCACGGTGGCCCGCCATGTGAAGGAGCTTATGTAA
- a CDS encoding ABC transporter ATP-binding protein: MPQQPLLSVQNLTIRFRTGEGLGKAVDNVSFDLYPNETLGIVGESGCGKTVTALAILRLIQSPPGEISSGAIMFDGADLLTLPEKDLRAIRGNRIAMVFQEPMTALNPVFTIGDQIGEVFRIHQNASKAEARAKAIGMLRQVGIPDPEKRVDDYPHQLSGGMRQRAMIAMALGCKPAILIADEPTTALDVTIQAQILDLMDELKRKFGASIILITHDLGVVAQHAQRIAVMYAGKIVETCSVAQIFSDPKHPYTIGLMESIPAIQDEGDKPVRLREIKGIVPPLHAMPPGCPFHPRCVKRFEPCDKETPQLLEVAAGHLCACHLHIGCVTPA, translated from the coding sequence ATGCCGCAACAACCGCTGCTGTCGGTTCAAAATCTCACCATCAGGTTCCGCACCGGGGAAGGCTTGGGCAAAGCGGTCGATAACGTATCGTTCGACCTCTATCCCAACGAAACGCTTGGCATCGTGGGTGAGAGCGGCTGCGGCAAGACGGTGACGGCGCTTGCCATCCTCCGGCTTATCCAAAGTCCGCCCGGCGAAATCTCATCCGGCGCGATCATGTTCGATGGGGCGGACCTTCTCACGCTTCCCGAAAAGGATCTGCGCGCCATACGGGGCAACCGCATAGCGATGGTCTTTCAGGAGCCGATGACGGCGCTCAATCCCGTTTTCACCATCGGCGATCAGATTGGCGAGGTTTTCCGCATCCACCAAAATGCGTCGAAGGCGGAAGCGCGCGCCAAGGCAATCGGCATGCTGCGGCAGGTGGGTATTCCCGACCCTGAAAAGCGGGTGGATGACTATCCGCATCAGTTAAGCGGCGGGATGCGGCAGCGCGCCATGATAGCGATGGCGCTCGGCTGCAAGCCGGCCATTTTGATAGCCGACGAGCCGACCACCGCGCTGGACGTCACCATCCAGGCGCAGATACTCGACCTGATGGACGAGCTGAAGCGGAAGTTCGGCGCGTCCATCATCCTTATCACGCATGACCTGGGGGTGGTGGCGCAGCACGCGCAGCGGATCGCCGTGATGTACGCCGGAAAAATCGTCGAGACCTGCTCGGTGGCGCAGATTTTCAGCGACCCGAAACATCCCTACACGATCGGCCTGATGGAATCGATTCCGGCCATTCAGGACGAAGGGGACAAGCCGGTGCGGCTGCGCGAGATAAAAGGGATTGTGCCGCCGCTGCACGCCATGCCGCCCGGATGCCCCTTCCACCCGCGCTGCGTCAAGAGATTCGAGCCGTGCGACAAGGAAACGCCGCAACTGCTGGAGGTGGCCGCCGGCCACCTCTGCGCCTGCCATCTCCACATCGGCTGCGTGACGCCGGCTTAG
- the rho gene encoding transcription termination factor Rho, translated as MENSVSGILEIVQKGYGFLRSIDNGFRISPQDPYISPKLVQQLRLKTGMHITGTGKALKNQPNISIEQVQLIDGRDPRDAAGRIPFARLTAIDPLEQFRLETGQQPLDTRIVDMFIPVGKGQRMLIVAPPKSGKTTIIEDIAKGIKTNHPDAHLIIFLIDERPEESTHFRRSVGGEVIATDFDQPQKEHIRAAYMVFERVKSLVEAGRDVVLMIDSLTRMGRAFNRDFDSRGKTMSGGLSAGALEFPRKFYGSARNIEHGGSLTIIASILVDTGSRMDELIFQEFKGTGNSEIVLDRNLADQRVFPAIDFQKSGTRKEEKLLSVEVLRKSAMLRRALLDDRRGEKYRMFLEKFGQAKSNLEFLKTIPDPPAGR; from the coding sequence GTGGAAAATTCCGTATCGGGCATACTTGAAATAGTGCAAAAAGGCTACGGCTTCCTCCGCTCCATCGACAACGGATTCCGTATCTCGCCGCAGGATCCCTATATTTCCCCCAAGCTGGTGCAGCAGTTGCGCCTGAAAACCGGCATGCACATCACCGGCACCGGCAAGGCGCTTAAAAACCAGCCGAACATATCCATCGAGCAGGTGCAACTGATCGACGGGCGGGACCCGCGGGACGCGGCGGGACGCATCCCCTTCGCGCGGCTCACCGCCATCGACCCGCTTGAACAGTTCCGGCTGGAGACCGGCCAGCAGCCGCTGGACACCCGCATCGTCGACATGTTCATCCCGGTCGGCAAAGGACAGCGCATGCTGATCGTGGCGCCCCCCAAAAGCGGCAAGACCACGATAATCGAAGACATCGCCAAAGGGATCAAGACGAATCATCCGGACGCGCACCTGATCATCTTCCTCATCGACGAACGCCCCGAGGAAAGCACCCATTTCCGCCGGTCCGTCGGCGGCGAAGTGATCGCCACCGATTTCGACCAGCCCCAAAAAGAGCACATCCGCGCCGCATACATGGTCTTCGAGCGGGTGAAAAGCCTGGTCGAAGCGGGACGCGACGTGGTGCTGATGATCGATTCGCTCACCCGCATGGGGCGCGCCTTCAACCGCGATTTCGACAGCCGCGGCAAAACGATGTCCGGCGGCCTTTCCGCGGGCGCGCTGGAGTTTCCGCGGAAGTTCTACGGCTCCGCGCGCAACATCGAGCACGGCGGCAGCCTCACCATCATCGCCAGCATCCTCGTGGACACCGGCAGCCGGATGGACGAGCTGATCTTCCAGGAATTCAAGGGAACCGGCAACAGCGAAATCGTGCTGGACCGCAATCTCGCCGACCAGCGGGTATTCCCCGCCATCGACTTCCAGAAATCCGGCACCCGCAAAGAGGAAAAGCTGCTGTCGGTGGAAGTGCTGCGCAAATCGGCCATGCTGCGCCGCGCCCTGCTGGACGACCGGCGCGGCGAAAAATACCGGATGTTCCTCGAAAAATTCGGCCAGGCCAAGAGCAATCTGGAGTTCCTCAAGACCATACCCGATCCCCCGGCGGGGCGCTGA
- the fliN gene encoding flagellar motor switch protein FliN → MLRDEAQKPKEESAVAAPVAAAPAGRPAATGPEDKKLDMILDIPLSLSVEMGRSKMLINDLLQLGQGSVIELTKLVGEPLDVFVNEKLIARGEVVVVNNEKFGVRLTEVISPSDRIQSMGS, encoded by the coding sequence ATGCTGCGCGACGAGGCGCAGAAACCGAAGGAGGAATCCGCGGTGGCGGCTCCCGTGGCGGCCGCGCCGGCCGGCCGGCCCGCGGCAACGGGGCCGGAAGACAAGAAGCTCGACATGATACTCGACATCCCGTTAAGCCTGTCGGTGGAAATGGGGCGCTCAAAAATGCTTATCAACGATCTGCTTCAACTGGGGCAGGGTTCTGTTATAGAATTAACGAAGCTCGTGGGCGAGCCGCTGGACGTATTCGTCAACGAAAAGCTGATCGCCAGGGGGGAAGTCGTCGTCGTCAACAACGAAAAATTCGGCGTCCGGCTTACCGAGGTTATAAGCCCCTCCGACCGCATACAATCGATGGGCTCGTAA
- the fliM gene encoding flagellar motor switch protein FliM: protein MSQILSQEEVDALLRGVSDGEIETEAEDLGDDGGVVAYDLTSQERIIRGRMPTLDIINQRFSRLFRNSLSSALRKVLDVSAVSTDTVKFGEFIKSLPVPASLHIFRMTPLRGFALLVAESKMVFALVDSFFGGSGEAKMKIEGRDFTTIEQRIIKNVIIMALADLQKAWAPVHPVDMVFVRSEVNPQFAAIVPPTDVVVVILYEVEMDQFSGTLTVCLPYSTIEPIIGKLKAGFQSDQLEVDLAWVRRLRERLAMAEVECRVKLGEATVTSRDFINIKAGDVLTLGTDVSDELMVSVGGVPKYMGVPGVVRGNKAIKITRVLQRKT from the coding sequence ATGAGCCAGATACTTTCGCAGGAAGAAGTCGACGCGCTGTTACGCGGCGTGAGCGACGGGGAAATCGAAACCGAGGCGGAAGACCTCGGCGACGACGGCGGCGTCGTCGCGTACGACCTGACCAGCCAGGAACGGATCATACGCGGCAGAATGCCGACGCTGGACATCATCAACCAGCGGTTCTCGCGCCTGTTCCGCAACTCGCTTTCCTCGGCGCTGCGCAAGGTGCTGGACGTGAGCGCCGTTTCCACCGACACGGTGAAGTTCGGCGAATTCATCAAATCGCTTCCGGTGCCCGCATCGCTGCACATTTTCCGGATGACGCCGCTGCGCGGCTTCGCGCTGCTGGTGGCGGAATCAAAGATGGTCTTCGCGCTGGTGGACAGCTTCTTCGGCGGCAGCGGCGAAGCCAAGATGAAGATCGAAGGGCGCGATTTCACCACCATCGAGCAGCGGATCATCAAGAACGTCATCATCATGGCGCTGGCCGACCTGCAAAAGGCCTGGGCGCCGGTGCATCCGGTTGACATGGTCTTCGTCCGGTCCGAGGTGAACCCGCAGTTCGCCGCCATCGTCCCCCCGACCGACGTGGTGGTGGTCATCCTGTACGAAGTCGAAATGGATCAGTTCAGCGGAACCCTGACCGTGTGCCTCCCGTATTCGACCATCGAACCGATCATCGGCAAGCTGAAGGCCGGCTTCCAGAGCGACCAGCTGGAAGTGGACCTCGCCTGGGTGCGCCGCCTGCGCGAGCGCCTGGCGATGGCCGAGGTGGAGTGCCGGGTAAAGCTGGGCGAGGCGACCGTCACCTCCCGCGACTTCATCAACATCAAGGCGGGGGATGTGCTCACCCTGGGAACCGACGTGTCCGACGAGCTGATGGTCTCGGTGGGAGGGGTGCCGAAATACATGGGGGTTCCCGGCGTGGTGCGCGGCAACAAGGCGATAAAAATCACGCGGGTGTTGCAGCGGAAAACCTGA
- a CDS encoding flagellar basal body-associated FliL family protein codes for MAMEEGLEAGGEGLPQPKKAKSKLALILVIAVLMVGLIGVGGYLAVSMLGGKKAAKGGAEQGAPAAEGEHGGGGGEAKGGEHGGGGESGGEGKMGLFVSLDPFIVNLASDAGKRYLKVTMQLELARPEMTNEVNNRMPQIKDAIITVLSSKPAEELLTIEGKFRLKEQVLTRVNNLLTSGVVKNVFFVEFVIQ; via the coding sequence ATGGCGATGGAAGAGGGGCTTGAAGCTGGCGGCGAAGGTCTGCCGCAACCAAAAAAGGCCAAGAGCAAGCTTGCCCTCATCCTCGTCATTGCCGTATTGATGGTCGGGCTGATCGGCGTGGGCGGCTATCTGGCCGTTTCCATGCTGGGCGGCAAGAAAGCCGCCAAGGGAGGCGCCGAACAAGGCGCTCCGGCGGCCGAAGGGGAGCACGGCGGCGGCGGTGGCGAAGCAAAAGGCGGCGAACATGGCGGCGGCGGCGAATCGGGCGGCGAAGGAAAAATGGGCCTGTTTGTCTCGCTTGATCCCTTCATCGTGAATCTCGCCTCGGACGCCGGCAAACGCTACCTGAAGGTGACCATGCAGCTCGAGCTGGCCCGGCCTGAAATGACCAACGAAGTGAACAACCGGATGCCGCAGATAAAAGACGCGATCATCACCGTGCTCTCCTCCAAGCCGGCCGAAGAGCTGCTGACCATAGAAGGGAAATTCCGCCTGAAAGAGCAGGTGCTCACGCGGGTGAACAACCTCCTCACGTCGGGGGTGGTGAAAAACGTCTTTTTCGTGGAATTTGTCATACAATAA
- a CDS encoding cation:proton antiporter, translating to MIKRQILALTIIFLIMGNLSFFLGGKSYTGASAVTIILGFIMLGAFFVSKLAERAALPLLTGYIIFGVLAGPAALNIIEQPRIAEFSLINTLAFAYIALSVGAEIEWNFLKRQGVKILGIGILNVSIVFTGILMVFYPLIHYGFPGFPSVPEGFAAAAALVMAAIGATTSPAATGAIVNETRAKGELTENTLGIVVTKDILVITLFTVVMAWIRGGGGKPLSADELLWTMAAETGLSLLAGALLGAFVALYIKTMGSLMLPFTFGVAVISGALSTMMHLNVLLLCVTTGFVVRNFSAEGHKFVRAIEKGALPIFIIFFSLAGAALDTGALRRMWAVALIYFAVRVALMYVATTFATRLLGASPLLRRMLWKGFVSQAGVSLGLALIVREQIPVWGGALATLIIAEITICEIIGPIIFKGALIEAGEALKQEESTMRRAAPPAEL from the coding sequence ATGATCAAACGGCAGATTCTGGCGCTGACGATCATCTTCCTCATCATGGGGAACCTCTCCTTCTTCCTCGGCGGCAAGAGCTACACCGGCGCCTCCGCGGTCACCATCATCCTCGGCTTCATCATGCTGGGGGCTTTTTTCGTATCCAAACTGGCCGAGCGGGCGGCGCTGCCGCTGCTCACCGGCTATATCATTTTCGGCGTTCTGGCCGGCCCCGCCGCGCTCAACATCATCGAGCAGCCCCGCATCGCCGAATTTTCCCTCATCAACACCCTCGCCTTCGCCTACATAGCCCTGTCGGTCGGCGCCGAGATCGAATGGAATTTCCTTAAACGGCAGGGGGTGAAGATACTGGGGATCGGCATCCTGAACGTTTCCATCGTTTTCACCGGCATCCTCATGGTGTTTTACCCGCTCATCCATTACGGCTTTCCCGGCTTCCCGTCCGTGCCGGAGGGGTTTGCCGCGGCGGCCGCGCTTGTCATGGCGGCCATCGGAGCCACCACCTCGCCCGCCGCCACCGGAGCCATCGTGAACGAAACCCGCGCCAAGGGGGAACTGACCGAAAACACGCTCGGCATCGTCGTCACCAAAGACATCCTCGTGATAACCCTGTTCACGGTGGTCATGGCGTGGATCCGCGGCGGCGGCGGAAAACCCCTGTCGGCGGATGAGCTGCTCTGGACCATGGCGGCGGAAACGGGCCTCTCGCTGCTGGCGGGGGCGCTGCTGGGGGCGTTCGTGGCGCTCTATATCAAAACGATGGGAAGCCTGATGCTCCCGTTCACCTTCGGCGTGGCGGTCATCTCCGGCGCGCTCAGCACGATGATGCACCTCAACGTGCTGCTGCTCTGCGTCACCACCGGCTTCGTGGTGCGCAACTTCAGCGCCGAAGGGCACAAATTCGTCCGCGCCATAGAAAAAGGGGCGTTGCCGATCTTCATCATTTTCTTCTCCCTCGCGGGCGCGGCGCTCGATACCGGCGCGCTGCGGCGGATGTGGGCCGTGGCGCTCATCTATTTCGCGGTGCGCGTGGCGCTGATGTACGTGGCGACCACCTTCGCCACCCGGCTGCTCGGCGCCTCCCCCCTGCTGCGGCGGATGCTCTGGAAAGGCTTTGTTTCACAGGCGGGGGTCTCGCTGGGTCTGGCGCTTATCGTCCGTGAACAAATCCCCGTCTGGGGGGGCGCGCTGGCCACCCTCATCATCGCCGAAATAACCATCTGCGAAATTATCGGCCCCATCATATTCAAGGGGGCGCTGATTGAAGCCGGAGAGGCGCTTAAACAGGAGGAATCGACCATGCGGCGCGCGGCGCCCCCCGCGGAGCTTTAG